The Clostridioides sp. ES-S-0010-02 genome window below encodes:
- a CDS encoding response regulator transcription factor: protein MSKKLILLVEDDKTIRKFISTALATQDYDVKEAITGKEGISIAVSYSPDVVLLDLGLEDMDGIEVIKAIRQFSNIPIIVVSAREQDREKVEVFDAGADDYLTKPFSIVELLARVRVAFRHSQVELQQKEEIRSTFEVGELFIDFDKRKVIVDNNEVHLTPIEYNILSLLAKHHGKVLTHNFIIKEIWGSIIGNETKSLRVFMATLRRKIEKQPADPRYIITEVGVGYRLNDE from the coding sequence ATGAGTAAAAAACTTATATTGTTAGTAGAGGATGATAAAACAATAAGAAAATTTATATCTACTGCACTTGCAACTCAAGATTATGATGTTAAAGAGGCTATAACTGGTAAAGAAGGAATATCAATTGCTGTATCATATTCTCCAGATGTCGTTCTATTAGATTTAGGGTTAGAAGATATGGATGGAATAGAGGTAATAAAAGCTATTAGGCAGTTTTCAAATATACCAATAATTGTAGTTTCAGCGAGAGAACAAGACAGAGAAAAGGTAGAAGTGTTTGATGCAGGTGCAGATGATTACTTAACAAAACCATTTTCTATAGTAGAGTTATTAGCTAGGGTCAGAGTAGCGTTTAGACACTCACAAGTAGAATTACAACAAAAAGAAGAGATTAGGTCTACGTTTGAAGTAGGTGAATTATTTATTGATTTTGATAAAAGAAAAGTTATTGTTGACAATAATGAAGTACATTTGACACCAATTGAATATAATATTCTTTCATTACTTGCAAAGCATCATGGAAAAGTACTTACTCATAATTTTATAATAAAAGAAATATGGGGTAGTATTATAGGCAATGAAACTAAGTCTTTAAGGGTTTTTATGGCAACATTAAGACGAAAAATAGAGAAGCAACCTGCTGACCCTAGGTATATAATTACAGAAGTTGGTGTTGGATATAGACTAAATGATGAATAG
- a CDS encoding sensor histidine kinase KdpD: MDRPNPDILLKKIKNEEKKLNRGQLKIFFGYAAGVGKTYSMLESAQNLKKVGVDVVVGYIEPHTRPETLSLLDGLETLPVKEIEYKSIKLKEFDLDAALARKPEVILVDEFAHSNVTGLRHTKRWQDIEELLLAGINVYTTVNVQHLESLNDIVEIITNVSVKETIPDKFLDTSTQLELIDVEPDVLLERFNEGKIYKKEQAIRAKDNFFIKDNLVALREIALRKTAERVNKEVQMTRLSKGDVTVIPTSDTLLACISPSPSSAKVIRTASRIADSTFAKWIALYVETPNTAKLPFEEQKQLQNNLKLAKKLGAEIIVLHGENVIEQILRIAKIRNVTKIVIGRNHSNTKKLSKKLKKDIVDKLIDEVDYIDIHIIPYKFASEVKYRPKKDNSSIKSKFKISKTDFIKLIIITSVISILAYIVQSMGFIRENILLIYMLGVVLVSMWTKGYSTGIISSVFNIVLLNYFFTAPLYTLSIADSNYIVTLVVFSIVGIITSTLTSKIQHEADTAAKREENTKMIYQIIKGFLRLSNKDDIVNKGIELLCLSLSRDIVCYLNVDKDKKSKFYKKNTANKDKNDLDIEDEKAVASWVLSNSTVAGSDTDTLPGSKGYYIPIIGMNSTLGVIGISCVDSKLDTEDISLIETITAQMAIALDREILSEAKENTNLEIERERLRSNLLRAVSHDLRTPLAGISGAVSTIIKNKDTIGQDIIDELLSGVYEDTQWLIRLVENLLSMTKIDEGKLEVKKRSELVEEIISESLQNIKKRIENAIIDINIPEQILFVPMDAKLIEQVLINLIDNALKYSKEDCKINIIVYEKEDYVWFEVSDNGPGISKELKEHIFDRFFTGEEGTKDSRKGVGLGLSICKSIIQAHKGEILVVNNKDKGSTFKFSLPKENE; encoded by the coding sequence ATGGACAGACCAAATCCTGATATTCTATTAAAAAAAATAAAGAATGAAGAAAAAAAACTAAATAGAGGTCAGTTAAAAATATTTTTTGGGTATGCAGCAGGTGTAGGTAAAACTTATTCTATGTTGGAATCTGCACAAAATTTAAAAAAAGTAGGGGTTGATGTAGTTGTTGGATATATTGAACCACATACTAGACCAGAAACATTATCATTACTTGACGGATTAGAGACTCTTCCTGTAAAAGAAATAGAATATAAATCTATAAAATTAAAAGAGTTTGATTTAGATGCAGCATTAGCAAGAAAGCCAGAAGTTATATTAGTTGATGAGTTTGCTCACTCTAATGTCACTGGGTTAAGGCATACTAAAAGATGGCAGGATATAGAAGAATTATTACTAGCAGGTATAAATGTATATACTACTGTAAATGTACAACATCTAGAAAGTTTAAATGATATTGTGGAGATAATTACAAATGTATCAGTCAAAGAAACTATACCAGATAAATTTTTAGATACAAGTACACAATTAGAGCTTATAGATGTTGAACCTGACGTACTTCTTGAAAGATTTAATGAAGGTAAAATATATAAAAAGGAACAGGCAATTAGAGCAAAAGATAATTTTTTTATAAAAGACAATCTAGTTGCACTTAGGGAAATTGCACTTAGAAAAACAGCCGAAAGAGTAAATAAAGAAGTTCAAATGACTAGATTATCAAAGGGTGATGTAACAGTAATACCTACATCAGATACACTTCTTGCATGTATAAGCCCATCTCCATCTTCAGCCAAGGTTATTAGAACTGCATCTAGGATAGCAGATAGTACGTTTGCTAAGTGGATAGCTTTATATGTTGAAACTCCAAATACAGCAAAATTGCCTTTTGAGGAGCAAAAACAATTACAAAACAATTTAAAACTAGCTAAGAAGTTGGGTGCTGAGATAATTGTTTTACATGGTGAAAATGTAATAGAACAGATACTTAGAATTGCCAAGATAAGAAATGTAACAAAAATTGTAATAGGCAGAAATCATTCAAATACTAAAAAATTGAGTAAAAAACTGAAAAAAGATATAGTTGACAAATTAATAGATGAAGTTGATTATATAGATATACATATAATCCCTTATAAATTTGCTTCAGAGGTTAAATATAGACCTAAAAAAGATAACTCATCAATAAAATCAAAATTTAAAATTAGTAAAACTGATTTTATAAAACTTATAATTATTACTTCAGTGATAAGCATTTTGGCATATATAGTACAAAGTATGGGATTTATAAGAGAAAATATATTACTAATATATATGTTAGGTGTAGTTTTGGTTTCTATGTGGACTAAAGGGTATAGTACAGGTATAATAAGTTCTGTATTTAACATAGTACTGTTAAATTATTTTTTTACAGCACCTTTATATACACTGTCAATAGCTGATTCAAATTATATAGTAACATTAGTTGTATTCTCAATAGTTGGTATAATAACTAGTACTCTTACATCTAAGATACAACATGAAGCAGATACAGCTGCTAAAAGAGAAGAAAATACAAAAATGATATATCAAATCATTAAGGGATTTTTAAGATTGTCGAATAAAGATGATATAGTAAATAAGGGTATAGAACTTTTATGTCTTAGTCTAAGTAGAGATATAGTTTGTTATTTAAATGTGGATAAGGATAAGAAATCAAAGTTCTATAAAAAAAATACTGCTAATAAGGACAAAAATGATTTAGATATAGAAGATGAAAAGGCTGTTGCAAGTTGGGTATTGTCTAATTCAACAGTAGCAGGTAGTGATACAGATACACTTCCTGGTTCAAAAGGATATTATATACCAATTATAGGTATGAATTCAACTTTGGGAGTCATTGGTATATCATGTGTTGATTCAAAATTAGATACAGAAGATATAAGTTTAATTGAAACAATAACTGCTCAAATGGCAATAGCTCTTGATAGAGAAATTCTATCAGAAGCAAAAGAAAACACTAATCTTGAGATAGAAAGAGAGAGGCTTAGAAGCAATCTTTTAAGAGCAGTTTCACATGACCTCAGAACACCATTAGCAGGAATATCTGGAGCAGTTAGTACAATTATAAAAAATAAGGATACTATAGGTCAGGATATAATAGACGAATTACTTAGTGGTGTATATGAAGATACTCAGTGGTTAATAAGACTTGTTGAAAATTTGCTTAGCATGACTAAGATAGATGAAGGAAAGTTAGAAGTCAAAAAACGTTCTGAACTTGTTGAGGAAATTATATCAGAGTCATTGCAAAATATTAAAAAAAGAATTGAAAATGCAATTATAGATATTAATATACCAGAGCAAATATTATTTGTTCCTATGGATGCCAAATTAATAGAACAGGTTTTAATTAATCTAATAGATAATGCTTTAAAATATTCAAAAGAGGATTGTAAGATAAATATAATTGTATATGAAAAAGAAGATTATGTTTGGTTTGAAGTGTCTGACAATGGTCCTGGAATATCAAAAGAATTGAAAGAGCATATATTTGATCGATTTTTTACTGGAGAAGAAGGTACTAAGGATTCTAGAAAAGGTGTTGGACTTGGATTATCAATTTGTAAATCTATAATTCAAGCTCATAAAGGTGAAATTTTAGTAGTAAACAATAAAGATAAAGGTTCAACTTTTAAATTTAGTTTGCCAAAAGAAAATGAATAG